Proteins found in one Larimichthys crocea isolate SSNF chromosome I, L_crocea_2.0, whole genome shotgun sequence genomic segment:
- the pikfyve gene encoding 1-phosphatidylinositol 3-phosphate 5-kinase isoform X3, with protein sequence MTPQQSIFLSVTCAACSLHHNSGAAFHWSGLLVYGSRLFSRTSSDMAADDKSSSSSSTEWSAEPPVISPTSPSHLTHFKPLTPEQDEPPLRSAYSSFVNLFRFNSKEEGRPPSAVSEKPDVPSPSPQSERRSWSSSPSHSLYGSRTHRKQHPEHLRRTSTASDGSRKSDTPLSNHDPRTAVQLRTALKRLKEIMEGKSQDSDLKQYWMPDSQCKECYDCNEKFTTFRRRHHCRLCGQIFCSRCCNQEIPGKFMGYTGDLRACTYCRKLALSYAHSADSGCIGEDLSALSDSPCSVCVLEPSEPRTPVGGRKASRNIFLEEDLTWQRKTPIGMRKNMIHQEPQNSGLSSRLTTLQEDVGKSPARKRSASVTNLSLDRSGSSMVPSYDSSVSPPTSRAMSGTKSGNKLDHSEEERKILLDSSQLKDLWKKICHNSTGMEFQDHRYWLRTYPNCIVGKELVNWLLRNGTISTRAQAIAIGQALVDGRWLDCVTHHDQLFRDEYALYRPLQSTEFSETPSPDSDSVNSLEGHSEPSWFKDIKFDDSDTEQLADETEYTMPNSAGPSKRTSVSSFQSVVDSDSAASINLNMEQNNVNFHIKKQSKYPHVPPTAEQKSEFLVSEDGGQNIVISDAFIKESLFNRRVEEKAKEMLFTPLGWHHSSLDQLREENGEKKAMERLLSANHSHMMALLQQLLYSESLSLSWRDIIVPVVRQVVQTVRPDVRNCDDDMDIRQLVHIKKISGGRKFDSTVVNGFVCTKSIAHKKMNPYIKNPKILLLKCSIEYLYREETKFTCIDPIVLQEREFLKNYVQRIVDVRPNLVLVEKTVSRIAQDMLLEHGITLVINVKPQVLDRVSRMTQGDLVMSMDQLLTKPRLGTCHKFYMQPFTLANNEVKTLMFFEGCPPHLGCSIKLRGASEYELARVKEIIMLMVCVAYHSQLEISFLMDEFAMPPSLSQSTSFPCLLEGVSAEEEADREKRGREINGESQEKTAGAEDSALGGQPEEEWLSSESSSKNGDTDTLQDKQNPKLPSSVEEESGITDTSTSSSFLSPPAPSLSVCPPFLMDEDQEMASDTLIRASEGETREEGSLVKEESLVMEDGEGSETPTPRLFRDPLQDDTGMFVAEQVTSSDDHLKSISAVFKQELKDIILCISPFITFKKPFLLTPAGMHCPSRDYFPEQVYLSPLLNKDFKELDGRRKRQLLKDSAPSLSTGQINGGPQPKPIDVLPSHSLTSTRIVEQLSSSQNLAKMLADYRATGGRIRQREASQTTDPFSTAAPARLVDSTIKPVKTDSEEEKPSNKNDMSWAPKLDCLNPVNHQRLCVLFSSSSAESNNAPNPCVSPWIVTMEFYGKNDLSLGVFLERYCFRPSYQCPSMFCETPMVHHIRRFVHGSGCVQIVLKELDSPVPGYQHTILNYSWCRICKQVTPVVPLSNDSWSMSFAKYLELRFYGHQYTRRANAEPCGHSIHKDYHQYFSYNQMVASFSYTSVRLLEICLPRPKIFIRNLGPAKTNLQQDLKDFSQKVTQVYLAIDDRLTSLKTDTFSKTREEKMEDLFAQKDMEEAELRNWIEKLQARLQACCLDSPQQLQIVLESLVMKKQSLCEMLQYWNGRLQDLFQQEKGRKRLSVPPSPGRHRQTNADDSKSTLDSSPRNPSPVVQNGEKEDRHLSTLPSGSSSLLPSPGDAGAEPITPVPSFIEQDSVSIPEDVFDGHLLGSTDSQVKEKSTMKAILANFLPGNSYNPIPFPFDPDKHYLMDEHERVPIAVCEREPSSIIAFALSCKKYKTALDDLSKASNAGGDETPQTISSGESRAKSSPARPSESASSQQSRSSMEADPLKDADLTDKQKKQTLNPHIELQFSDANAKFYCRIYYAEEFHKMREEIMESPEEDFVRSLSHCVNWQARGGKSGAVFYATEDDRFILKQMPRLEVQSFLDFAPNYFTYITGAVQQKRPTALAKILGVYRIGYKNSQNNTEKKLDLLVMENLFYGRKMAQVFDLKGSLRNRNVKTDSGKESCEVVLLDENLLKLIHDNPLYIRSHCKAILRAAIHSDAYFLSSHLIIDYSLLVGRDDATDQLVVGIIDYIRTFTWDKRLEMVVKSTGILGGQGKMPTVVSPELYRARFCEAMDKYFLMVPDHWTGLGINC encoded by the exons ATGACGCCACAACAATCGATATTTCTGAGTGTGACTTGTGCTGCCTGTTCTCTCCATCACAACAGCGGTGCAGCTTTCCATTGGTCGGGCCTGCTCGTGTACGGGAGTCGGCTTTTCAG CAGGACTAGCAGTGACATGGCTGCTGATGACAAgtcctcgtcttcatcctcaACCGAATGGAGCGCCGAGCCACCTGTCATCTCGCCCACCAGCCCCTCCCACCTGACCCACTTCAAACCATTGACTCCGGAGCAGGATGAGCCTCCCCTCCGCTCGGCATACAGCTCATTCGTCAACCTGTTTCGATTCAACAGCAAAG aggaggGACGTCCTCCCTCAGCAGTCTCAGAGAAGCCAGATGTGCCATCCCCTTCTCCTcaatcagagaggaggagctggtCCTCCAGTCCTTCCCACTCCTTATATGGTTCGAGGACACACCGGAAACAGCACCCAGAACACCTCCGGCGTACCTCCACTGCCTctg ACGGCAGCAGGAAATCAGACACGCCTCTAAGCAATCATGACCCTCGCACAGCTGTGCAACTCCGCACTGCACTGAAGAGGCTGAAGGAAATCATGGAGGGAAAGAGCCAG GACAGCGATCTGAAGCAGTACTGGATGCCGGATAGCCAGTGTAAAGAGTGCTACGACTGCAATGAGAAATTCACAACCTTCCGCCGCCGTCACCACTGCCGACTGTGCGGTCAGATCTTCTGCAGCCGCTGCTGCAACCAGGAAATCCCTGGAAAATTCATGGGCTACACGG GAGACCTGCGAGCTTGCACGTACTGCCGTAAGCTCGCGCTGAGCTACGCTCACTCAGCTGATTCGGGCTGCATCGGAGAGGACCTGAGCGCCCTGTCTGACTCgccctgctctgtgtgtgtgctggagccCAGTGAGCCTCGGACACCTGTGGGCGGACGTAAGGCTAGCAGGAACATCTTCCTCGAGGAAGACCTGACCTGgcagag AAAAACTCCTATTGGGATGAGAAAGAA TATGATTCACCAGGAACCTCAGAACAGTGGCCTCAGTTCCAGACTGACAACGCTACAAGAAGACGTAGGCAAATCCCCCGCTAGGAAGAG GTCTGCCAGTGTGACCAACCTGTCTCTGGACCGATCCGGATCCTCCATGGTGCCTTCCTACGACAGCTCAGTCAGCCCGCCAACCAGCCGAGCCATGTCAGGCACCAAGAGTGGCAACAAGCTGGACcacagtgaggaggagaggaagatccTACTG GACTCCTCCCAGCTGAAGGACTTGTGGAAGAAAATCTGCCACAACAGCACGGGGATGGAGTTCCAGGACCACAGATACTGGCTGAGGACCTACCCCAACTGCATTGTGGGAAAAGAGCTTGTCAACTGGCTGCTAAGGAATGGCACCATCTCCACCAG GGCTCAGGCTATCGCCATTGGCCAGGCGTTAGTGGACGGTCGCTGGCTGGACTGTGTCACTCACCATGACCAGCTGTTCAGGGATGAGTATGCTCTCTACCGCCCCCTCCAG AGTACAGAGTTCTCAGAAACGCCGTCTCCAGATAGCGATAGCGTCAACTCCCTGGAGGGACATTCAGAGCCATCCTGGTTTAAGGACATCAAGTTTGATGACAGTGACACAGAACAGCTTGCAGATGAGACAGAGTACACCATGCCCA ACTCTGCTGGGCCCAGCAAGAGGACATCAGTCAGCAGTTTCCAGTCAGTAGTGGACAGTGACTCAGCTGCTTCCATTAACCTCAACATGGAGCAAAACAATGTGAATTTCCACATTAAGAAACAGTCCAAGTATCCACACGTGCCTCCAACTGCTGagcagaaat CTGAGTTTCTTGTGTCTGAGGATGGAGGACAGAACATTGTCATAAGTGATGCCTTCATCAAGG AGTCTCTGTTTAACCGTCGCGTGGAGGAGAAGGCTAAAGAGATGCTGTTTACTCCGCTGGGTTGGCACCACAGCTCTCTGGACCAGCTCAGAGAGGAGAACGGGGAGAAGAAAGCCATGGAGAGGCTGCT CTCGGCCAACCACAGCCACATGATGGCGCTGCTACAGCAGCTGCTCTACAGtgagtctctgtctctgtcgtgGCGGGATATCATTGTCCCTGTGGTACGGCAGGTGGTACAGACAGTACGGCCTGACGTCCGCAACTGCGATGACGACATGGACATCCGGCAGCTGGTCCACATCAAGAAG ATTTCTGGAGGAAGAAAGTTTGACTCGACCGTGGTGAACGGCTTCGTATGCACCAAGAGCATCGCCCACAAGAAG ATGAACCCGTACATCAAGAACCCCAAAATTCTGCTGCTGAAGTGCTCCATAGAATATCTGTACAGGGAGGAGACCAAGTTTACCTGCATTGATCCGATTGTGCTACAG GAACGAGAATTTTTGAAGAACTATGTGCAGCGCATTGTAGACGTCCGTCCAAACCTGGTATTAGTGGAGAAGACGGTGTCTCGTATTGCTCAGGACATGCTGCTCGAGCACGGCATCACGCTGGTCATTAACGTCAAACCG CAAGTGTTAGACAGGGTGAGTCGTATGACTCAAGGAGACCTGGTGATGTCTATGGACCAGCTCCTCACCAAACCTCGTCTGGGAACGTGCCACAAGTTCTACATGCAGCCCTTCACCCTGGCTAACA ATGAGGTGAAGACTCTGATGTTCTTTGAGGGCTGTCCTCCTCATCTTGGATGCTCCATCAAGCTGCGCGGTGCTTCAGAGTACGAGCTGGCCAGGGTGAAGGAGATCATTATGCTTATGGTGTGTGTGGCCTACCACTCCCAGCTGGAGATCTCGTTCCTCATGGATGAATTCGCCATGCCGCCCAGCTTATCCCAAAGCACCTCATTTCCCTGCTTACTGGAGGGTGtctctgcagaggaggaggcagacagagagaagagagggagagagataaatGGAGAGAGCCAGGAGAAAACTGCAGGGGCTGAAGACTCTGCACTGGGAGGACAGCCTGAGGAGGAATGGCTTTCCTCTGAGTCTTCATCCAAAAATGGAGATACAGACACTCTCCAAGACAAACAGAACCCAAAATTGCCCTCCTCAGTTGAGGAGGAGTCTGGTATCACAGACACAAGCACCTCCTCATCTTTTCTCAGCCCCCCGGCAccatcactctctgtctgtcctccgtTCCTTATGGACGAAGACCAGGAGATGGCCTCAGACACTCTCATCAGGGCATCTGAGGGGGAAACCAGGGAAGAGGGAAGCTTAGTGAAGGAAGAGTCACTTGTCATGGAGGATGGGGAAGGTTCAGAGACGCCTACTCCCAGGTTGTTCCGAGACCCTCTGCAGGATGATACAGGGATGTTTGTGGCCGAGCAGGTGACTTCATCTGACGACCACCTGAAGTCTATCTCTGCTGTCTTCAAGCAGGAGCTGAAGGACATCATCCTGTGCATTTCCCCATTCATCACATTTAAGAAACCATTCCTTCTCACACCTGCTGGCATGCACTGCCCCAGCAGGGACTATTTTCCTGAACAG GTTTACCTATCCCCTCTTCTCAACAAAGACTTTAAGGAACTGGACGGGCGCAGAAAGCGGCAGCTCCTTAAAGACTCTGCCCCCTCTCTGTCGACCGGACAGATCAACGGCGGCCCGCAACCCAAGCCCATCGATGTCCTGCCTTCCCACAGTCTTACCAGCACTCGCATTGTGGAGCAGCTTAGCAGCAGCCAGAATCTGGCCAAGATGCTGGCAGACTACAGAGCAACAGGAGGTCGTATCCGGCAGAGGGAAGCCAGTCAAACCACCGACCCTTTCAGTACTGCGGCTCCCGCGAGGTTGGTGGACTCTACGATCAAGCCAGTGAAGACAGACAGCGAAGAGGAGAAGCCAAGCAACAAGAATGACATGAGCTGGGCCCCAAAG ctGGATTGTCTGAACCCTGTCAACCATCAGAGACTGTGTGTGCTCTTCAGCAGTTCATCAGCTGAGTCCAACAACGCGCCCAACCCCTGCGTCAGCCCATG GATTGTCACGATGGAGTTCTATGGCAAGAATGACCTTTCCCTCGGTGTATTCTTGGAGCGATACTGTTTCAG GCCCTCTTACCAGTGCCCCAGCATGTTCTGTGAGACTCCCATGGTGCACCACATCCGTCGGTTCGTGCACGGCAGTGGCTGCGTGCAGATTGTGTTAAAGGAGCTGGACTCCCCTGTGCCCGGTTATCAGCACACAATTCTCAACTACTCCTGGTGCCGTATCTGCAAACAG GTGACGCCGGTGGTGCCTCTGTCCAATGACTCGTGGTCCATGTCTTTTGCCAAATACCTGGAGCTTCGTTTCTACGGTCACCAGTACACAAGGAGGGCTAATGCAGAGCCCTGCGGGCACTCCATCCACAAAGACTACCACCAATACTTCTCATACAACCAGATGGTGGCTTCCTTCAG ctACACTTCTGTGAGGCTGTTGGAGATTTGTCTTCCTCGTCCCAAGATCTTCATCAGGAACCTGGGGCCTGCTAAAACCAACCTGCAGCAGGACCTGAAAGACTTCTCTCAAAA AGTGACTCAGGTGTACCTGGCCATAGATGACCGCCTCACCTCCCTCAAGACCGACACCTTCAGTAAGACGcgagaggaaaagatggaggacCTCTTTGCTCAGAAAGAT atgGAAGAGGCAGAGCTGCGGAACTGGATTGAAAAGCTTCAGGCGCGACTACAGGCCTGCTGTCTGGATTCTCCTCAGCAGCTGCAGATAGTTCTGGAGTCTCTGGTGATGAAGAAACAGAGTCTGTGTGAGATGTTACAGTACTGGAATGGAAG GCTTCAGGACTTGTTCCAGCAGGAGAAAGGCAGGAAGcgtctgtctgtccctcccAGCCCAGGCAGGCACAGACAGACCAACGCTGATGACAGCAAG AGCACACTGGACTCCTCCCCTCGTAACCCCTCTCCTGTGGTCCAGAATGGTGAGAAAG AGGACCGTCACCTCAGCACGCTGCCTTCaggctcctcctccctgctgccGTCACCAGGAGACGCTGGAGCTGAACCCATCACGCCTGTTCCCTCCTTCATCGAGCAGGACTCTGTCAGCATCCCAGAAG ATGTGTTTGACGGACACTTGCTGGGCTCCACTGACAGCCAGGTGAAGGAGAAGTCCACCATGAAAGCCATCCTTGCCAACTTCCTCCCTGGCAACAGCTACAACCCCATCCCGTTCCCatt TGACCCGGACAAGCACTACCTGATGGACGAACATGAGCGGGTTCCCATcgcagtgtgtgagagagagccgAGCTCCATCATAGCCTTTGCTCTCAG CTGCAAGAAGTATAAAACAGCACTGGATGATCTGTCCAAGGCATCAAACGCAGGCGGGGATGAAACTCCACAGACCATCAG ttCGGGGGAGAGCCGGGCTAAGAGCAGCCCTGCCAGGCCCAGTGAGTCGGCCTCGTCCCAGCAGAGCCGCAGCAGCATGGAGGCTGATCCCCTCA AGGATGCAGACTTGACAgataaacagaagaaacagaccCTGAATCCACACATTGAGCTAC AATTCTCCGATGCCAACGCCAAGTTTTACTGTCGGATCTACTACGCTGAGGAGTTTCATAAAATGCGTGAGGAGATCATGGAGAGCCCCGAGGAGGATTTCGTCCGCTCGCTGTCCCACTGCGTTAACTGGCAGGCCCGTGGTGGAAAATCTGGAGCTGTTTTCTACGCAACAGAAG ATGACCGCTTCATACTGAAGCAGATGCCCAGACTGGAGGTCCAGTCCTTCCTGGACTTTGCTCCAAACTACTTCACCTACATCACTGGAGCTGTGCAGCAGAAA CGGCCAACGGCGCTGGCAAAGATCCTGGGTGTTTACAGGATCGGTTACAAGAACTCGCAGaacaacacagagaagaaaCTGGACCTGCTCGTGATGGAGAATCTTTTCTATGGTCGCAAGATGGCTCAG GTGTTTGACCTTAAAGGCTCCCTGAGAAACCGTAACGTGAAGACCGACTCAGGTAAAGAAAGCTGCGAGGTGGTTCTGCTGGACGAGAACCTCCTGAAGCTGATCCACGACAACCCGCTGTACATCCGCTCCCACTGCAAGGCCATCCTGAGAGCTGCAATACACAGCGACGCCTACTTCCTCTCCAGCCACCTCATCATCGACTACTCCCTGCTGGTGGGGCGGGACGATGCCACTGATCAGCTGGTGGTCGGGATTATAG ATTATATCAGGACATTTACCTGGGACAAGAGACTGGAAATGGTTGTCAAATCCACTGGAATCCTGGGAGGGCAAG GGAAGATGCCCACTGTGGTCTCTCCGGAGCTGTACAGAGCTCGTTTCTGCGAGGCCATGGACAAATACTTCCTGATGGTACCTGACCACTGGACTGGCCTGGGCATCAACTGCTGA